Proteins co-encoded in one Cercospora beticola chromosome 7, complete sequence genomic window:
- a CDS encoding uncharacterized protein (MEROPS:MER0001244): protein MPAYLDWSNERDDLSDIELLDRAPESAGIDLKAVRLYRLNRVRTQMKQHGVDAVILSDPVNIRYATGTRNMQIFSMRNAPSRYLLLTADRSVLFEFTGCEHLGKGYETVDEVRVAKTASFVAAGPNIAERERSWAEEMGNLVKELVGEGATLGLERLNANVAIALKDLGFRVVDAQAPIEMARAVKSKEELKCVIASLRATEIAVGKVRDAIRPGMTENELWSVLHQSIIAQNGDYCETRLLSAGPRTNPWFQESSSFTIGRNQLVALDTDVIGCHGYFSDFSRTFHTGPDAPSPAQKELYQVAHEQVQHNISIIKPGMTFREYADQAWDIPRKYYANRYYLSAHGCGMSGEYPYIYHLGDFQDAGYDGVIEPGMVLCVESYIGEEGGAEGVKLEQQIVVTDTGTELLSEFPFEDSLLY from the exons ATGCCTGCATACCTAGACTGGTCGAACGAACGTGACGACCTCTCCGACATCGAATTGCTAGACAGAGCACCAGAAAGTGCCGGCATTGATTTGAAAGCGGTACGCCTCTATCGACTCAATCGAGTAAGGACACAAATGAAGCAACACGGCGTTGATGCTGTAATTCTCTCCGATCCAGTGAACATCCGCTACGCCACCGGAACTCGGAATATGCAAATCTTCAGCATGCGGAATGCACCTTCTCGCTATCTCCTTCTCACAGCAGACCGTTCTGTTCTTTTCGAATTCACGGGCTGTGAACACCTCGGAAAAGGTTACGAGACAGTAGACGAGGTTCGAGTGGCGAAGACTGCAAGTTTCGTTGCTGCGGGTCCGAATATTGCCGAGCGAGAACGATCTTGGGCTGAAGAGATGGGTAATTTGGTGAAGGAGcttgttggagaaggcgccACACTTGGTCTTGAGCGCCTGAATGCTAATGTTGCGATTGCGTTGAAAGACCTCGGGTTCCGCGTCGTTGATGCACAGGCACCCATCGAGATGGCGCGTGCGGTCAAGTCGAAAGAAGAGCTGAAGTGTGTCATTGCTTCGCTGCGAGCAACAGAAATTGCAGTAGGCAAGGTTCGAGACGCCATACGACCTGGCATGACTGAGAACGAACTGTGGTCCGTGTTGCATCAATCCATTATTGCGCAGAATGGCGACTATTGCGAGACGCGCCTGCTCAGCGCAGGTCCGAGAACAAATCCATGGTTTCAGGAGTCATCCAGTTTCACGATTGGACGCAATCAACTCGTGGCGCTGGACACCGATGT GATTGGTTGTCATGGATACTTCTCTGACTTCTCTCGTACGTTCCACACCGGTCCGGATGCACCCAGCCCGGCGCAGAAAGAGTTGTACCAAGTAGCACACGAGCAAGTCCAGCACAACATCAGTATCATCAAGCCAGGAATGACGTTTCGGGAGTATGCTGACCAGGCCTGGGACATTCCTCGAAAGTATTATGCCAACAGGTATTACCTGTCAGCACACGGTTGTGGTATGTCTGGCGAGTATCCGTACATCTACCATCTAGGAGACTTTCAAGATGCAGGATATGATGGCGTAATCGAGCCAGGTATGGTACTCTGTGTCGAGAGCTATATTGGGGAAGAGGGCGGGGCTGAGGGTGTCAAACTTGAGCAGCAGATTGTCGTGACAGATACTGGGACAGAATTGCTGTCAGAATTCCCATTCGAGGATAGTCTGCTGTATTGA